One genomic window of Nicotiana sylvestris chromosome 10, ASM39365v2, whole genome shotgun sequence includes the following:
- the LOC138879386 gene encoding uncharacterized protein has product MARELEIDTPFQQVVEIARRLEELLNLIKGVSILVDRELRESVVECTLSVVCAYAPYAGLDEEVKRHFWEGLDEIMRQVPHAEKLFIGGDFNGHIGSTAGGYDGVHGGFGFGERNGGGTSLLDFAKAFGLVIANSSFPKREEYLVTSKDSD; this is encoded by the exons ATGGCTCGAGAGTTGGAGATAGATACTCCATTTCAGCAGGTTGTAGAGATTGCACGGAGATTGGAGG aaTTATTAAATTTAATTAAAGGAGTGAGTATTTTGGTGGATAGGGAACTTAGAGAGTCTGTGGTTGAG TGCACCCTAAGCGTTGTTTGCGCCTATGCGCCATATGCGGGCCTAGATGAGGAGGTTAAACGACACTTTTGGGAGGGGTTAGATGAGATTATGCGTCAGGTACCACATGCTGAGAagttattcataggaggggatttcaatggtcatattgggtcgacCGCAGGTGGGTATGACGGAGTGCATGGAGGCTTTGGTTTTGGGGAGAGGAACGGAGGAGGAACCTCGTTACTGGACTTTGCTAAGGCTTTTGGGTTGGTGATTGCAAACTCTAGCTTTCCGAAGAGGGAGGAGTATTTGGTTACTAGCAAAGACTCAGATTGA
- the LOC104240227 gene encoding ADP-ribosylation factor-like protein 8a — protein MGLWEAFLNWLRSLFFKQEMELSLIGLQNAGKTSLVNVIATGGYSEDMIPTVGFNMRKVTKGNVTIKLWDLGGQPRFRSMWERYCRAVSAIVYVVDAADHDNLSISKSELHDLLNKPSLSGIPLLVLGNKIDKPGALSKQALTDEMGLKSITDREVCCYMISCKNSTNIDSVIDWLVKHSKSKS, from the coding sequence ATGGGTCTGTGGGAAGCTTTTCTCAATTGGCTTCGAAGCCTCTTCTTTAAACAGGAAATGGAGCTTTCTTTGATAGGGCTGCAAAATGCAGGGAAAACTTCACTTGTAAATGTTATAGCTACTGGTGGATATAGTGAAGATATGATACCAACTGTGGGATTTAACATGCGGAAAGTGACTAAAGGTAATGTCACTATAAAATTGTGGGACCTCGGAGGTCAACCCAGATTCCGTAGTATGTGGGAAAGATACTGTCGTGCAGTTTCAGCTATAGTTTATGTTGTTGATGCTGCTGATCATGATAACCTTAGCATTTCCAAAAGTGAACTCCATGACCTGTTGAACAAGCCATCATTGAGTGGTATTCCATTGCTGGTATTGGGAAACAAGATTGACAAGCCTGGAGCCCTGTCCAAGCAGGCTTTGACTGATGAAATGGGATTGAAATCTATAACTGACAGAGAGGTATGCTGTTATATGATATCATGCAAAAATTCCACCAATATTGACTCAGTCATCGATTGGCTTGTTAAGCACTCAAAATCAAAGAGTTAA